In Verrucomicrobiota bacterium, the genomic window TGACGGGGACGACGATTTCGACGGGGCCGACGGTCTGCTCGATGTGGCGACGGTCAAACTCGGTGAGGCCGTAGCTGAGTGATTGGTCGCTGGAGGCCTCGCGCTGGCTGATCTGGGGCGGTTTGACGCTTCGCACGGTGATATTCTGGACACCGAGCAGCTCGATCTGCTGGAGGGCCTCCCACTTGGCGCCCTCGCCGATAGCGAGCATGCTGATAACGGCAGCGACACCGAAGATGATCCCGAGCGTCGTCAGGAAAGAGCGCAGCTTGTGCAACACGATGTTGCGAATGCCCAGCCTGATGATTTCGAGGATGCGTGTCATGACTGTTGCCTCTTGAACGCGCATTATGCCCGAACGGTTCAGAGGGTGCAGTGAGAAAATCGGGCAGGGCCGCCGTATCGCCGGTCAGAGGCCGGTACTCCACTCGTTGACACCGGCGTGGGCCTGGGTATAGTGGGCGCATTACAGGAACAAAACGGCTAAGGAGAGATGAGGATGAAGCGAGCATTGGTGTGGGTCCTGGTGATCGCGGCGGCGGCGCTGGTGTGTTTCGACGCGCAGGCGCAGCAGGGACGTCGGCTGACGGTCCAGCCACGGCTGTCGTACTGGGTACCGGACGACGCCGACAACGCGTTCGGCGTCGGCGCGAGTGCCGAGATCATGCTGAGCGATTGGTTCGGTCTCACGGGCGGCATCGACTTTTGGGGGTTCGAGGGGGATTCGCTCTCGAGCACGCTCGACGTGTTCCCCGACTGGGACATCCGCGATCTGTCGGTGGGGATCGTATTCTACATCGGCTACTCCGAGACGATCAATCCCTACATCACCGCAGGGCTCGATTACTTTTTCATCGGTGATGACTTCGGCGGGGCCGATGCAGGCGCGTTCGGCACGGCGGGTGTGGACGATTCAATCGGCTGGCACATCGGCGGCGGTCTGGACATCGCGCTGAGCGGCAACTTTTCGATCGTCATCGAGGCGCGCTACTTCGACACGAGCATCGACGTGGACTTGAGCGAGATCGAAGTCGGCGACGTGGAGGTGACGGGTTTCGCGGCGCTGGTCGGCGTCGAGATCGGGTTCTAGGCAGCCGGGGTCGAGGTCATGGCCGGACGGCGAGCCGTGTTGCTCCGCGTGCTGCTGATCGCGGCGGCGTTCGGCTGGGGCATCTCGTTTCTCGGCGTCTTTCTGCCGTGGCCGACGGTTGATCAAGTGTTGCGGTCGCTGGGCGCCAGTGACGTGCCCCATGACGCGATGGTTGTTTACTGGGTGCGGGGCACGGCGGCGACGTTCGGGTTCATTGGCGTCATGTTCGCCGTCGCAGCCCTGCGACCTGAGCGGCATACGCACATGATCTTCTGGCTCGCGATCCTGATGCTCGGCACCGGGACTGCGAGCCTTCTGTACGGCCGTGCCCTCAAGGTGCCCGCCTTCCCGTTTGTCGGCGACGTCACGTTCTGCCTCGCGGTAGGGGCGGGGATTTTGGCGCTGCGCAAGGCGAGGGCCGCGTTTCTCGATTGTCCCTAGAGGGGCTCTCGTTCTCCTTCTGCGGCCCATCGCCACGGGCGCAAGCCCGTGGCTACTGCGGCACCGCGCGTGTGCAGTTTCATGACAGCTTCCGGAGGCTGCTACGTTTGCAGGACGAGTTTGCCGAAGAAGTCGCGGTCGAGCATCTTCTGCTGCGCGGCTGCGGCTTCTTTCAGCGGGAAGACCGCGTCGATGACGGGCTTGAGGGCGCCTTGCTCGACGAGTTCGAGAATGCACCTGAGGTCGCCGCGGGTGCCGAGGTAACAGCCCGTGATGGATAGCTGGCGCGTGTAGAAGGGGCGTACGTCGAGCTGGACGTGCGGGCCGCCGGTGGCACCGCAGACAACCATGCGTCCGCCTTTGGCCAGGCAGGCGAGGTTACCGGGCCAGGTCGGCGGGCCAATGTGCTCGAAGACAAGGTCGGCGCCCGCGCCTCCGGTGAGCTGCTTGACGCGGGGGGCGAAGTCCACCTTGTTGTAGTTGATCGTCTCGTCGG contains:
- a CDS encoding porin family protein, whose product is MKRALVWVLVIAAAALVCFDAQAQQGRRLTVQPRLSYWVPDDADNAFGVGASAEIMLSDWFGLTGGIDFWGFEGDSLSSTLDVFPDWDIRDLSVGIVFYIGYSETINPYITAGLDYFFIGDDFGGADAGAFGTAGVDDSIGWHIGGGLDIALSGNFSIVIEARYFDTSIDVDLSEIEVGDVEVTGFAALVGVEIGF